The following are from one region of the Anaeropeptidivorans aminofermentans genome:
- the guaA gene encoding glutamine-hydrolyzing GMP synthase, translated as MNHELVLILDFGGQYNQLIARRVRDLNVYCEVMSYDTPLEEIKKKNPKGIIFTGGPSVVTEKDAPIVEKELFELNIPVLGICYGCQLIGHIFGGEITPSENREYGKTDLKVNAENILFRDVPENTSSWMSHTYYIKTPPTGFEIIASTPSCPTGAIADNKNKIYGVQFHPEVNHTPYGNQILTNFLFEICGCSGDWIMADIATEHVKALKEKIGDKKVLCALSGGVDSTVAAVMVNKAIGKNLTCIFVDHGLMRLNEGDEVEEIFTKQFDVNFIRVNAEDRFLSKLKGISDPETKRKIIGEEFIRVFEEEAKKIGSVDFLVQGTIYADVIESGTKNSAVIKSHHNVGGLPDVIDFEEIIEPLRDLFKDEVRKVGLALGIPEKLVFRQPFPGPGLAIRVIGDITKEKLDILRKADFIFRDEIAKAGLDREIWQYFAVLTGLRSVGVMGDERTYGYTIALRGVTSLDAMTADWARIPYEVLESISIRLVNEVKEVNRVVYDITSKPPATIEWE; from the coding sequence GTGAATCACGAACTGGTTTTAATTTTAGATTTCGGCGGTCAGTACAATCAGCTTATTGCAAGACGTGTCCGCGACCTTAATGTTTATTGTGAAGTTATGAGCTACGACACGCCTCTGGAGGAAATAAAGAAAAAAAATCCAAAGGGAATCATCTTTACAGGAGGCCCCAGCGTAGTTACGGAAAAAGATGCTCCTATTGTAGAGAAAGAACTTTTTGAGCTTAACATTCCTGTTCTCGGCATTTGTTACGGCTGCCAGCTGATAGGCCATATATTCGGCGGAGAAATAACGCCTTCCGAAAACAGAGAATACGGCAAAACCGATTTAAAAGTAAACGCTGAAAACATTCTTTTTAGAGATGTTCCTGAAAACACTTCCTCTTGGATGAGCCATACTTATTATATAAAAACACCTCCTACAGGTTTTGAAATTATTGCATCTACCCCTTCCTGCCCCACAGGAGCTATCGCCGACAATAAAAATAAAATCTACGGCGTTCAGTTCCACCCAGAGGTAAACCACACTCCTTACGGAAATCAAATACTTACCAACTTCCTTTTTGAAATCTGCGGCTGTTCAGGCGACTGGATTATGGCAGACATTGCCACAGAACATGTAAAGGCCCTCAAAGAAAAAATCGGCGATAAAAAGGTTCTCTGCGCCCTTTCCGGCGGTGTTGACTCAACTGTTGCTGCCGTCATGGTAAATAAAGCCATCGGCAAGAATCTCACCTGTATCTTTGTGGACCACGGCCTTATGCGTCTTAATGAAGGTGATGAAGTCGAAGAAATATTCACAAAGCAATTTGACGTAAACTTCATAAGAGTAAATGCAGAAGACAGATTCCTATCTAAGCTTAAAGGCATTTCTGACCCTGAAACAAAGCGCAAAATCATCGGTGAAGAATTTATCCGTGTTTTTGAAGAAGAAGCTAAAAAAATCGGCTCTGTTGACTTCCTTGTCCAAGGAACCATCTATGCCGACGTAATCGAAAGCGGAACAAAAAATTCAGCCGTAATAAAAAGCCATCACAACGTAGGCGGCCTTCCCGACGTTATCGACTTCGAAGAAATTATTGAACCTTTACGTGATTTATTTAAAGACGAAGTAAGAAAGGTAGGCCTTGCCTTAGGCATTCCCGAAAAGCTTGTTTTCCGTCAGCCCTTCCCCGGCCCAGGCCTTGCCATAAGAGTCATCGGAGATATTACCAAAGAAAAGCTGGATATTCTTCGTAAAGCTGATTTTATCTTCCGTGACGAAATCGCAAAAGCCGGCCTTGACCGTGAAATATGGCAATACTTTGCAGTCCTCACTGGCCTTCGTTCAGTAGGCGTCATGGGAGATGAAAGAACCTACGGCTACACCATAGCCCTCCGCGGCGTAACAAGCCTCGACGCCATGACCGCTGACTGGGCAAGAATCCCCTATGAAGTATTAGAATCCATCTCTATAAGACTTGTAAACGAAGTAAAAGAAGTAAATAGAGTCGTTTATGATATTACATCTAAGCCACCGGCAACTATAGAGTGGGAATAA
- a CDS encoding helix-turn-helix domain-containing protein, translated as MAIGERIRFIRNLRGMTQKYLGMAIGFTEKTADVRMAQYESGARTPKESMTADLANVLGVCSQALAVPDIDSDIGLMHTLFALEDLRGLKVSELDGELCLRLDKSKGMTYVGMLEMLSAWHEQAAKLEAGEISKEQYDQWRYRYPEFDTTQRWVKVPSQELSDAIVKAAKKKK; from the coding sequence ATGGCAATCGGTGAAAGAATCCGGTTTATCCGCAATCTGCGCGGCATGACGCAGAAGTATCTTGGAATGGCCATCGGCTTCACTGAAAAGACAGCCGATGTTCGCATGGCACAATATGAATCCGGCGCTCGAACGCCGAAAGAAAGCATGACTGCCGATCTCGCGAATGTCTTGGGCGTTTGCTCACAGGCTTTGGCTGTACCCGACATTGACAGCGATATTGGCCTGATGCACACACTGTTTGCGCTAGAGGATTTGCGCGGTCTGAAAGTATCGGAGCTTGACGGTGAGCTGTGCCTGCGACTGGACAAGTCCAAGGGCATGACTTATGTTGGAATGCTCGAAATGCTTTCCGCTTGGCATGAACAGGCCGCAAAGCTGGAGGCAGGGGAAATTTCTAAAGAGCAATACGACCAGTGGCGGTACAGATATCCCGAATTTGACACCACACAGCGGTGGGTAAAGGTTCCATCTCAAGAACTCAGCGATGCCATTGTAAAAGCCGCAAAAAAGAAGAAATAG
- a CDS encoding MerR family transcriptional regulator, translating into MAGQMFLRVEEVAEELGVSKPYAYKLIRSMNAELKKTGCITISGRIDRKFFYEKFYGTRDQQGRSI; encoded by the coding sequence GTGGCAGGACAAATGTTTTTGCGAGTTGAGGAAGTAGCGGAGGAATTGGGAGTTTCCAAGCCTTACGCCTACAAGCTAATCCGTTCCATGAACGCGGAACTGAAAAAGACCGGCTGCATCACGATCTCTGGCCGAATCGACAGAAAGTTCTTCTATGAGAAGTTTTATGGAACCCGCGATCAGCAAGGAAGGAGTATCTGA
- a CDS encoding site-specific integrase: MAAFKNYDNGTWYVQFRYTDWKGERQQKLKRGFTTKKEALAWEREFLQQKTADVNMTFESFVQLYEKDIKPKLKLNTWLTKDSIIQKKILPYFRKRKLSEITAKDIIDWQNEIRELTDSKGKHYSLTYLKTVHNQLSCIFNHAIRYYGLQLNPAQRAGNMGTEERREMLFWTKEEYERFSDAMMDKPMSYYAFEMLYWCGIREGELLALTPADFDFENETVRINKSYQRLKGQDVITTPKTKKSNRIITMPQFLCGEMQDYLKQFYNVEPDSRIFPISKHYLHHEMDRGTKETGVKRIRIHDLRHSHISLLIDMGFTALAIADRVGHESIDITYRYAHLFPTRQTEMAEKLDVQRTGKGV; the protein is encoded by the coding sequence ATGGCAGCTTTTAAGAATTACGATAATGGCACATGGTATGTGCAATTCCGCTACACTGACTGGAAAGGCGAGCGGCAGCAGAAGTTGAAGCGTGGCTTCACCACCAAGAAGGAGGCCCTGGCGTGGGAGCGGGAGTTTCTCCAACAAAAGACAGCAGATGTGAATATGACATTTGAGAGCTTTGTTCAGCTTTACGAAAAGGACATTAAGCCCAAGCTCAAATTGAACACATGGTTGACCAAGGACAGCATCATCCAAAAGAAAATTCTTCCGTATTTTAGGAAACGTAAGCTATCTGAGATTACGGCAAAGGACATTATCGACTGGCAAAATGAAATACGGGAATTGACGGATTCCAAGGGAAAGCATTACTCCCTGACCTATCTAAAAACAGTTCATAACCAGCTTAGCTGCATTTTCAACCATGCCATCCGATACTATGGCCTGCAACTCAACCCTGCGCAGAGGGCGGGCAATATGGGGACAGAGGAACGCCGGGAAATGCTCTTTTGGACAAAGGAAGAATATGAAAGGTTTTCCGATGCCATGATGGATAAACCCATGTCCTACTACGCCTTTGAGATGCTTTACTGGTGTGGAATCCGAGAGGGAGAACTTCTGGCGCTCACCCCGGCAGACTTCGACTTTGAAAACGAGACGGTGCGCATCAACAAATCCTACCAACGGCTAAAAGGACAGGATGTCATCACAACGCCCAAAACCAAAAAGAGCAATCGCATCATAACCATGCCGCAGTTCTTGTGCGGTGAAATGCAGGACTATCTCAAGCAGTTTTACAACGTGGAGCCGGATAGCCGAATTTTTCCCATCAGCAAGCATTATCTTCATCACGAGATGGATAGAGGCACCAAGGAAACCGGAGTAAAGCGGATCAGAATCCATGATTTGAGACACAGCCACATAAGTTTGTTGATTGATATGGGCTTTACAGCTCTGGCGATTGCCGATCGCGTGGGACATGAGAGCATCGACATTACGTATCGTTATGCACATTTGTTTCCCACGCGGCAGACGGAAATGGCGGAAAAACTGGATGTTCAAAGAACCGGGAAAGGAGTTTGA
- a CDS encoding plasmid mobilization protein: MSLKSLDNKGRWRNKTVAFRVSPEEDERIETAVRLSGLTKQDYIVRRLQCLDIVVQGNPRVYKALRNQLAAVLEELQRIASGEQVDDDLLDTIQLVTKTMDGLKEEC, translated from the coding sequence ATGTCACTAAAAAGTTTAGACAATAAAGGCCGCTGGCGCAACAAGACTGTGGCGTTCCGCGTATCGCCGGAGGAAGATGAGCGGATTGAGACCGCCGTTCGTCTTTCCGGTCTGACCAAGCAGGATTATATCGTCCGGCGGCTGCAATGCTTGGATATTGTGGTACAGGGCAATCCCCGCGTGTATAAAGCCCTCCGCAATCAGCTTGCTGCCGTGTTGGAAGAATTGCAGCGCATTGCCTCCGGCGAACAGGTTGACGATGACTTGCTGGATACGATCCAGCTTGTCACTAAAACAATGGATGGATTAAAGGAGGAGTGCTGA
- a CDS encoding AAA family ATPase, with translation METKEKVTALYSSAVTGEGQSPSLKLETSIPEDEPKINDDFEDDYINDYFRKMNNPDYLHTVSLTELYDTVYQPRAQVIDGLLCSGAYLFAGAPKVGKSFFMAQLGYHVSGGIPLWEYPVHRGTVLYLALEDDYARLQKRLSRMFGMDSIDNFYFATHAKNVSEGLDGQLMKFVSEHPDTRLIIIDTLQKVREVGGEKYSYASDYEIVTKLKQFADHHNVCVMLVHHTRKQSADDSFDTISGTNGLLGAADGAFIMQKEKRTENKAILEIVGRDQQDQKLHLLFDRDRCLWQLTDKETQLWKEPSDPILEAVARLVTDVAPSWSGSATELIDGLDRMDIQPNVLTRKLNVGADRLWNEYGIRYESSRTHAGRTIKLTLDNSHA, from the coding sequence ATCGAAACCAAAGAAAAAGTGACCGCCCTGTATTCGTCTGCTGTAACAGGCGAAGGGCAATCACCATCGCTAAAACTTGAAACTAGTATACCCGAAGATGAGCCAAAAATCAATGATGATTTCGAGGACGATTATATAAATGATTATTTTCGAAAAATGAACAATCCCGATTATCTACACACCGTTTCCCTCACAGAGCTGTATGACACAGTTTACCAGCCGAGGGCGCAGGTAATTGATGGACTGTTATGCTCCGGCGCGTACCTGTTCGCCGGAGCGCCCAAGGTCGGAAAATCCTTCTTCATGGCGCAGCTTGGTTACCATGTGAGCGGGGGTATTCCCTTATGGGAGTACCCCGTTCACAGAGGCACCGTTCTCTATCTCGCGCTGGAGGATGACTATGCACGGCTGCAAAAGCGGCTGTCGCGGATGTTTGGTATGGACAGCATAGATAATTTCTATTTTGCGACTCACGCCAAAAACGTGAGCGAAGGGTTAGATGGTCAGCTCATGAAATTCGTCAGCGAGCATCCCGATACGAGGCTCATTATCATCGACACTTTGCAAAAGGTACGTGAGGTTGGCGGCGAAAAATACAGCTACGCCAGCGACTATGAAATTGTAACCAAACTCAAGCAATTTGCAGACCATCACAATGTCTGCGTTATGCTCGTCCATCACACGCGAAAGCAATCGGCAGACGATTCCTTTGATACCATATCCGGCACAAACGGTCTGCTTGGCGCAGCGGATGGCGCGTTCATTATGCAGAAGGAAAAACGCACAGAGAACAAGGCCATTTTGGAAATCGTCGGCAGAGATCAGCAGGATCAAAAGTTGCATCTTCTCTTTGACCGTGACCGTTGTTTGTGGCAGTTGACCGATAAGGAAACGCAGCTTTGGAAAGAGCCGTCTGATCCGATACTTGAAGCCGTTGCTCGTCTTGTAACGGATGTCGCTCCGAGTTGGAGCGGCAGCGCAACGGAATTGATTGATGGATTGGATAGGATGGATATTCAGCCAAATGTTCTGACACGAAAATTAAATGTCGGGGCAGATAGGCTGTGGAACGAATATGGCATCCGCTATGAGAGCAGCCGTACCCATGCCGGAAGGACGATCAAGCTGACGCTGGATAATTCCCATGCGTGA
- a CDS encoding plasmid recombination protein: MKRTISVMLGKGSVNHNSRQFKATNIDAERTQLNISYCNMPIKDVYHELFDEALLRYNAKQKRADRCINDYYEKIRTGKQEKLFYEVIFQVGNKENMAAESEDGQLAAKVLDDFMQSFQDRNPHLKVFSAHLHMDEATPHLHVDFVPFITGSKRGLDTRVSLKQALAAQGFIGGTRGDTEWSQWVKSEKEQLSHVMERHGIEWEQLGTHDEHLSVMDYKKVQRSKEVASLEETIEKLQNKQVDVQAVEQIEAKNVPLSSKVMLEKVDYKTLVTAAQKYVVQVKKERKLEKLLQAAEKTIAGLKAKVAELTETISSLTRQLDQYRSVRGQLNVGSLQKENKELKQRNSFYKSIIEQHGLAHLLGRNKDQRQTRDAR; the protein is encoded by the coding sequence ATGAAGCGCACGATCAGTGTCATGCTCGGTAAAGGTTCCGTCAATCACAACAGCCGCCAATTCAAGGCAACCAATATAGATGCCGAGCGTACTCAGCTCAATATTTCATATTGTAACATGCCCATCAAAGATGTTTATCATGAGCTTTTCGATGAAGCTCTCCTAAGATATAACGCCAAACAAAAACGCGCCGACCGCTGCATTAATGATTACTACGAAAAAATTCGGACGGGCAAACAGGAGAAGCTCTTTTATGAGGTTATATTTCAAGTGGGAAACAAAGAAAATATGGCCGCAGAGAGCGAGGACGGTCAGCTTGCCGCAAAGGTTCTCGATGACTTCATGCAGAGCTTTCAGGATCGAAATCCGCACCTGAAAGTCTTCTCCGCTCATCTCCACATGGACGAGGCTACACCCCACCTGCATGTGGATTTTGTGCCATTCATCACAGGCAGTAAACGCGGCCTGGATACCCGCGTGTCACTTAAGCAGGCGTTAGCCGCGCAGGGTTTTATTGGCGGCACCCGCGGCGATACCGAATGGAGCCAGTGGGTTAAATCCGAAAAGGAGCAGCTTTCACATGTGATGGAGCGACACGGTATCGAATGGGAACAACTTGGTACTCACGATGAGCATTTAAGTGTTATGGATTATAAAAAAGTGCAGCGATCAAAAGAAGTTGCTTCTCTGGAAGAAACCATAGAAAAGCTACAAAATAAGCAGGTGGATGTTCAGGCTGTTGAACAAATTGAGGCAAAAAATGTTCCTCTTTCCTCAAAGGTAATGCTGGAGAAGGTGGACTATAAAACACTTGTAACAGCGGCGCAGAAATATGTTGTCCAGGTGAAAAAAGAGCGAAAGCTCGAAAAGCTCTTGCAAGCCGCTGAAAAAACCATCGCCGGATTAAAAGCCAAGGTCGCGGAGCTGACGGAAACAATATCGTCACTCACGAGGCAGCTTGACCAGTATCGCTCTGTCCGTGGACAACTCAATGTGGGAAGTTTGCAGAAGGAAAATAAGGAGCTGAAGCAACGCAACAGCTTCTACAAATCAATCATTGAGCAACACGGTCTTGCTCATCTGCTGGGTAGGAACAAGGATCAACGGCAGACGCGGGATGCTCGTTAA
- a CDS encoding SLOG family protein yields the protein MDKASTCCFIGHRKLPKEKIEQIIIRLDQEVENLINMGVTDFISGGALGFDQIAASLIIAKKEMGRKIRLIFALPCKNQDEFWSDEQKRLYHNIIAEADEVIYVSEEYSNGCMKKRNRYMVERSAYCICAHLHPFSGTDQTVKYARKKGLKILNVAEQRMHFL from the coding sequence ATGGACAAAGCATCAACCTGTTGCTTTATCGGGCACAGAAAACTTCCTAAAGAAAAAATCGAGCAAATCATAATACGCTTGGATCAAGAGGTCGAGAATCTTATCAACATGGGGGTAACGGATTTTATCTCGGGCGGTGCATTGGGTTTTGACCAGATTGCCGCCTCTTTGATTATTGCTAAAAAAGAGATGGGCCGCAAGATTCGATTGATTTTCGCGCTACCCTGCAAAAATCAAGATGAATTTTGGTCTGATGAGCAAAAACGGTTATACCACAACATCATTGCCGAAGCCGATGAGGTCATCTATGTTTCGGAGGAATACTCTAATGGTTGTATGAAAAAGCGAAATCGTTATATGGTGGAGCGGTCTGCGTACTGTATATGTGCTCATCTGCATCCATTCAGCGGGACAGATCAAACCGTAAAATATGCGCGAAAAAAAGGACTTAAGATACTTAACGTAGCCGAACAGCGAATGCACTTCTTATAA
- a CDS encoding helix-turn-helix domain-containing protein, with amino-acid sequence MNGMTTKEAAEKWGVTPRQVQLLCATGRIPGAVRFGNAWVIPEDAQKPQDGRSDKTSKE; translated from the coding sequence ATGAATGGAATGACGACAAAGGAAGCTGCCGAAAAATGGGGCGTTACCCCCAGACAAGTGCAGCTTTTATGCGCTACAGGCCGTATACCGGGAGCCGTTCGTTTCGGTAACGCTTGGGTGATTCCTGAGGATGCTCAGAAACCGCAGGATGGCCGCAGCGATAAAACCTCTAAAGAATAA
- a CDS encoding class I SAM-dependent DNA methyltransferase, with product MITGELKNKVDRLWEMFWTGGLTNPLDVIEQITYLMFIRDLDKSDQERQRESGMLDISYTSMFAGKEYLKWSALRDRPAETMYQIMQGEVFPFIKKLNGKSGTYAKYMADAIFKVPTPQLLEKIVTALDELYAYIEKMPDKQDARGDLYEYMLSKLSTAGTNGQFRTPRHIIRMMVELLDLQPDDVICDPACGTSGFLVAAGEYLKEHYLDEIFYNKQAKKHYDSTMFTGYDMDRTMLRIGAMNMMTHGIRNPNIEYRDSLSDKNTDTGRYTKILTNPPFKGSLDYDIVSTDLLKVAKTKKTELLFLALILRMLKNGGRCASIVPDGVLFGSSKAHKDIRKDIVENHRLEAVISMPSGVFKPYAGVSTAVIVFTKTGAGGTNKVWFYDMQSDGYSLDDKRTALNRSDIPDIVTRFHAQDAEENRQRTEQSFLVPKDEIVGNDYDLSINKYKQSAYVEEEYPHPLEILTELNELEMEITAGLAELEAVLRG from the coding sequence ATGATTACAGGCGAGCTGAAAAATAAAGTCGACAGGCTGTGGGAAATGTTTTGGACAGGGGGCCTCACGAACCCGCTGGACGTCATTGAGCAAATAACATATTTAATGTTTATTCGTGACCTTGACAAGAGCGACCAGGAGCGTCAGCGGGAAAGCGGTATGCTGGATATTTCATATACCAGTATGTTTGCGGGAAAAGAGTACTTGAAATGGTCTGCCCTACGAGATAGGCCTGCTGAAACCATGTATCAGATCATGCAGGGGGAAGTGTTTCCGTTTATCAAGAAATTAAATGGAAAAAGCGGCACTTATGCCAAGTACATGGCGGACGCTATTTTTAAGGTGCCCACTCCCCAGCTTTTGGAGAAGATCGTAACTGCGCTGGATGAACTGTATGCCTATATTGAAAAGATGCCCGACAAGCAGGATGCCCGGGGCGATTTGTATGAATATATGCTCTCGAAACTATCTACAGCAGGCACGAACGGCCAATTCCGCACTCCGCGCCACATCATCCGCATGATGGTGGAACTGCTGGATTTGCAGCCGGATGACGTAATCTGTGATCCGGCTTGCGGCACCAGTGGTTTTTTGGTAGCAGCGGGCGAATATCTCAAAGAGCATTATTTAGACGAGATTTTTTATAATAAACAGGCCAAGAAACATTACGATAGCACCATGTTCACCGGCTACGATATGGATCGGACAATGCTGCGTATCGGGGCCATGAACATGATGACCCACGGCATCAGAAACCCTAACATCGAATATAGGGACAGCCTGTCTGACAAAAACACGGACACCGGACGATACACAAAAATCCTAACGAATCCCCCTTTTAAAGGCAGTCTGGATTATGACATTGTTTCCACCGACCTGCTGAAAGTGGCCAAGACGAAAAAGACCGAACTTCTGTTTCTGGCGCTGATTTTGCGGATGCTGAAAAATGGCGGACGCTGTGCATCCATCGTGCCCGATGGTGTGCTCTTTGGCTCTAGCAAGGCGCACAAGGATATCCGGAAAGATATCGTAGAAAACCACAGGCTGGAAGCGGTTATTTCCATGCCTTCCGGCGTATTTAAGCCCTACGCCGGGGTTTCTACCGCTGTCATCGTATTTACCAAGACCGGCGCTGGTGGCACCAACAAGGTTTGGTTTTATGATATGCAGAGCGACGGTTACAGTTTGGATGACAAGCGCACAGCGCTGAACAGAAGCGATATCCCAGATATCGTGACGCGCTTCCATGCGCAGGATGCGGAAGAAAATCGCCAGCGTACCGAGCAAAGCTTCCTTGTGCCAAAGGATGAGATTGTGGGCAATGACTACGACCTTTCCATCAACAAGTACAAGCAGAGTGCCTATGTGGAGGAGGAGTATCCCCACCCGCTGGAGATTTTGACCGAACTCAACGAGCTAGAAATGGAGATTACCGCAGGCCTTGCAGAACTGGAGGCGGTGCTGCGTGGGTAA
- a CDS encoding restriction endonuclease subunit S, translating to MGKWKIVAFDEVLTIINGKNQKQVENPSGKYPIYGSGGVMGYADDYLCEANTVVIGRKGTINRPIFVEEPFWNVDTAFGLCAKNILHPKYLFYFCEQFDFETLNTTVTIPSLTKANLLKIKIPLPPLPVQQQIADALDCASALIEKRKAQIEKLDLLVKSQFIEMFGDPVTNPMGWGVQSLKDICTKLTDGTHFSPESYQSGDYMYITAKNIKPGGLDFSNITYVKTDVHNQIYARCNPECGDVLYIKDGVTTGIAIVNTLQEPFTMLSSVALLKQNRLIVTGEYLCGVLNNKNMYSAIRGNMGGAAITRLTIAKLNKVELPIPPITLQTQFADFVQQVEAQKSLLQQSLAKLEKNYKSLMQKCFKGEMFNE from the coding sequence GTGGGTAAGTGGAAGATAGTTGCTTTTGACGAGGTACTTACCATAATAAATGGAAAAAACCAGAAACAGGTAGAAAATCCATCAGGGAAGTACCCTATTTACGGAAGCGGCGGAGTAATGGGTTATGCCGATGACTATTTATGTGAAGCCAATACTGTGGTGATAGGACGAAAAGGAACGATTAATCGTCCTATATTTGTCGAAGAACCTTTTTGGAATGTCGATACTGCGTTTGGTCTATGTGCAAAAAACATTCTACATCCTAAATATCTATTTTACTTTTGTGAGCAATTTGACTTTGAAACGTTAAACACAACTGTTACAATACCAAGCCTGACAAAAGCAAACTTACTAAAAATTAAAATTCCCCTCCCACCGTTGCCCGTGCAGCAACAAATTGCCGATGCACTTGACTGCGCCAGCGCCCTCATTGAAAAGCGCAAGGCGCAGATTGAAAAGCTGGATTTGCTGGTCAAATCGCAGTTTATTGAAATGTTCGGCGACCCGGTGACAAATCCGATGGGGTGGGGTGTTCAAAGTCTTAAAGATATTTGTACAAAGTTAACTGATGGAACACATTTTTCCCCTGAAAGTTATCAGAGCGGTGATTATATGTATATTACAGCTAAGAACATAAAGCCTGGAGGTTTAGATTTTTCAAACATAACCTACGTGAAAACTGATGTGCATAATCAAATCTATGCTCGATGTAACCCAGAGTGTGGTGATGTTCTATATATTAAAGATGGTGTCACGACTGGTATTGCAATAGTTAATACACTTCAGGAACCGTTTACTATGTTGTCAAGTGTTGCCTTATTAAAGCAAAATCGTTTAATAGTTACTGGTGAATATCTGTGTGGTGTATTAAATAATAAGAATATGTACTCGGCAATAAGAGGTAATATGGGAGGAGCAGCCATAACTCGGCTTACAATTGCTAAACTAAACAAAGTTGAATTGCCTATTCCACCCATCACCCTCCAAACTCAATTTGCCGACTTTGTCCAGCAAGTCGAAGCCCAAAAATCCTTACTCCAGCAATCCCTTGCCAAACTGGAGAAAAATTACAAATCTCTGATGCAAAAGTGTTTTAAGGGGGAAATGTTTAATGAATAA